The Bradyrhizobium barranii subsp. barranii genome segment GCTGCGGCTCGACGCGCGCACGGATTTCCGCCTGGAAAAGCTTCAGGGCGTGCCAATGTGGCTGACGCCGGCCGACGGCGACGCCGACGCGGCCCTCGACCGCGCCTGGTCGAAGATGACCGGCGGCGCCAAATGCAAGTCGCGCGATATTTCGTTCAAGGGCCGCATCCTGCACGTGCCGTGCTCGGCCCACGGCGTGGCGCGGTTCGGATTTGCGGATCTCTGCGAAAAACCGCTCGGCGCGTCCGACTACCTCCGCCTCGCGCACGACTATCACACCATCCTGGTCGACCATATTCCAGTGATGGATTTTTCCCAGCGCAACGCCGCCAAGCGTTTCATCACGCTGATCGATACGCTCTATGACAATGCCGTGAAGCTGATGGCCTCGGCCGATGCCAATCCGATCTCGCTCTACCTCGCCCACGAGGGCAACGAGGCCATGGAGTTCAAGCGGACGGCCTCGCGCCTGATCGAGATGAGCTCGGAATCCTATTTGGCGCTGCCTCACGGCCGCAAGGATTCCACCGCCAGCGGCTCCACCAAGGGTCTGGTGGAGACTTAAGTCCTATTTGCCAGCGCTGTCATTCCGGGGCGTCGCAAAGCGACGAGCCCGGAATCCATACTCCCGCTGGTGGTTATGGATTCCCAGATGCGCAATTGCGCATCGTAGCTCGCGACTTTCGTCGCGCCCCGGAATGACAGGGATGCGCTTCAATGTTCGCCAAGCCCGACAATTGGGCATCCACCGACTTGAACGGGGGGAGCGAAAGGGATAACCACCCGTCTCAGTTTTCCCCTCCTTAACGTGTCTAAAGGACAGGTTCACATGGCGCGCGACAAGATTGCTTTGATTGGCTCCGGTCAGATCGGCGGAACGTTGGCTCATCTCATCGGCCTGAAAGAACTGGGCGACGTGGTGATGTTCGACATCGCCGAGGGCGTGCCGCAGGGCAAGGCGCTCGACATCGCCCAGTCCTCGCCGGTCGACGGCTTCGACGCGCACTACACCGGCGCGAATTCGTACGAAGCCCTCGACAACGCCAAAGTCTGCATCGTCACCGCCGGCGTGCCGCGCAAGCCCGGCATGAGCCGCGACGACCTCCTCTCCATCAACCTCAAGGTCATGGAGCAGGTCGGCGCCGGCATCAAGAAATACGCCCCCGACGCCTTCGTCATCTGCATCACCAACCCGCTCGACGCGATGGTGTGGGCGCTGCAGAAGGCTTCGGGCCTGCCGCACAAGAAGGTCGTCGGCATGGCCGGCGTGCTGGATTCCTCGCGCTTCCGTTACTTCCTGGCCGACGAGTTCAACGTCTCGGTCGAGGACGTCACCGCCTTCGTGCTCGGCGGTCATGGCGACACCATGGTGCCGCTGGTGAAGTACTCCACCGTCGCCGGCATTCCGTTGCCCGACCTCGTCAAGATGGGCTGGACCTCGCAGGCGCGCCTCGACGAGATCGTCGACCGCACCCGCAACGGCGGCGCCGAGATCGTCAATCTGCTCAAGACGGGCTCGGCCTTCTACGCGCCTGCTGCTTCCGCGATCGCAATGGCCGAGAGCTATCTGCGGGACAAGAAGCGCGTGCTGGCCAGCGCCGCCTACCTCAACGGCGAATACGGCGTGAAGGACATGTATGTCGGCGTGCCCGTCGTGATCGGCGCCAAGGGTGTCGAGCGCGTCGTCGAGATCGAGCTCACCGGCAAGGACCGCGAGGCGTTCGACAAGTCGGTCGGCGCCGTACAGGGCCTGGTCGATGCCTGCAAGAAGATCGCACCCGATCTTCTCGGCCGCTAAGCGAGAGCAATCCCCGCCGAAGATCGAAAAACCGGTCTTCGGCGGTTTCATTTCCGGGCCCCGCGTCGGGCGGGTTCCGGGTCCGCAGTCCAGAGATCTCGATGTCAAAGAATCCGGGTTGCAGTTCCTGTGGTATATGGTATGCCAGCCACAAGACTGAGGTGGGCCCTAGAGGTCACCGCCCGCGGGTTCAGGGAGCGACCATATGAATATCCATGAATATCAGGCCAAAGCGCTGCTGAACGAGTTCGGCGTCGCGATCTCAAAGGGCGTCCCCGTCCTGAAGCCCGCGGACGCGGAAGCCGCCGCCAAGGCCCTCCCGGGCCCGGTCTGGGTGGTGAAGAGCCAGATCCACGCCGGCGGCCGCGGCAAGGGCAAGTTCAAGGAGGCCTCGGCCGGCGACAAGGGCGGCGTCCGCATCGCCAAGTCGGCCGCTGAGGTCACCGAATTTGCCAAGCAGATGCTGGGCGCGACCCTCGTGACGATCCAGACCGGCCCCGCCGGCAAGCAGGTCAACCGCCTCTACATCGAGGACGGCTCGGACATCGACAAGGAATTCTAT includes the following:
- the mdh gene encoding malate dehydrogenase; this translates as MARDKIALIGSGQIGGTLAHLIGLKELGDVVMFDIAEGVPQGKALDIAQSSPVDGFDAHYTGANSYEALDNAKVCIVTAGVPRKPGMSRDDLLSINLKVMEQVGAGIKKYAPDAFVICITNPLDAMVWALQKASGLPHKKVVGMAGVLDSSRFRYFLADEFNVSVEDVTAFVLGGHGDTMVPLVKYSTVAGIPLPDLVKMGWTSQARLDEIVDRTRNGGAEIVNLLKTGSAFYAPAASAIAMAESYLRDKKRVLASAAYLNGEYGVKDMYVGVPVVIGAKGVERVVEIELTGKDREAFDKSVGAVQGLVDACKKIAPDLLGR